A window of Corvus hawaiiensis isolate bCorHaw1 chromosome 17, bCorHaw1.pri.cur, whole genome shotgun sequence contains these coding sequences:
- the DNMT3B gene encoding DNA (cytosine-5)-methyltransferase 3B isoform X2, translating to MNMVKSPEQLEQRLAGMVAVRETSPAWSALGEEGPATMKKDKSHGQDEGDCRAKLILINGDNAPGVVLEANGKPSTPDPRGLKLLPLKKDSNGDLSKEELAWPLSLTPAQKSSRRRSAMSTPVTIDLTEEDSQDSSRSSSTLSGSSSQEGQNGSAELGAEESESRDMGTALEYQDGKEFGIGELVWGKIKGFSWWPAIVVSHRATAKRQAVSGMRWVQWFGDGKFSEVSADKLVGLMAFRQHFNSSTFNKLVSYRRAIYHALEVARSRSGKTFTTGPRESLEEQLKPMIDWAITGFKPLGLKGLRPPKGSENGVLRNGTEEVVPLEQYPPTKRLKTYPCNNSKEQRVEEDRTREQMVSEVTNNSGKLEDSCLSCGRRNPATFHPLFKGGLCQTCRDRFLEYFYMYDEDGYQSYCTVCCAGKELLLCSNTSCCRCFCVECLEVLVGRGTSAKVKEQEPWNCYMCQPQQSHGVLQRRQDWNARLQDFFTSDKGQEYAAPKIYPTVPPAKRRPIRVLSLFDGVATGHPGAATSSGADEGDLEAKESSATSDLCPLAGYTVLKDLGIQVEKYIASEICENPMAAGTVRPEGNITYVHDVRNITKRNIEEWGPFDLVIGGSPCDDVSLVNPARKALFEGTGRLFFEFYHLLNYARPKAGEERPFFWMFENVVAMRINDKRDISRFLECNPVMIDAIKISAAHRARYFWGNLPGMDRIFGFPLPYTDVSNMSRGARQKLLGGSWSVPVIRHLFSPLKDYFACE from the exons ATGAACATGGTAAAGAGCccggagcagctggagcagcggTTGGCGGGGATGGTGGCTGTCCGGGAGACGTCTCCAGCCTGGTCTgcactgggagaggaggggccg GCGACCATGAAAAAGGACAAGAGCCACGGGCAGGATGAAGGAGACTGTAGGGCAAAGCTGATCCTCATCAACGGGGACAATGCACCTGGCGTTGTACTGGAGGCGAATGGGAAGCCCAGCACTCCAG ATCCCAGGGGCCTGAAGCTGCTTCCCCTGAAGAAGGACAGCAATGGAGACCTCTCCAAGGAGGAGCTGGCCTGGCCGCTCAGTCTGACGCCGGCGCAGAAG AGCTCCAGGCGTCGCTCAGCCATGTCCACACCGGTGACCATCGACCTGACAGAGGAGGACTCCCAGGACTCAtcccgcagcagcagcacactCTCTGGTAGCAGCTCCCAGGAGGGGCAGAACGGCTCTGCTGAGCTGGGGGCCGAGGagtcagaaagcagagacatGGGCACGGCGCTGGAATACCAG GAtgggaaggaatttggaattGGGGAGCTCGTCTGGGGAAAGATCAAAGGTTTTTCCTGGTGGCCTGCAATTGTCGTCTCCCACAGAGCCACGGCCAAGCGCCAGGCGGTCTCGGGCATGCGGTGGGTGCAGTGGTTTGGAGACGGGAAGTTCTCCGAG GTTTCTGCAGACAAACTGGTGGGACTGATGGCCTTTAGGCAGCATTTCAATTCCTCCACGTTCAACAAGCTGGTGTCCTACCGCCGTGCCATTTACCACGCCCTGGAG GTTGCCCGGAGCCGGTCGGGGAAGACGTTTACAACTGGCCCCAGGGAGTcactggaggagcagctgaagcccATGATCGACTGGGCAATCACTGGTTTCAAACCCCTGGGGCTCAAGGGACTGCGGCCACCCAAAGGCTCAG agaATGGGGTGCTGAGGAATGGGACAGAGGAGGTGGTGCCCCTTGAACAATATCCCCCCACCAAGAGGCTGAAGACCTACCCCTGCAACAACAGCAAGGAGCAGCGTGTGGAAGAGGACCGGACCCGAG AGCAAATGGTTTCTGAAGTTACGAACAACAGCGGGAAGCTGGAAG ACAGCTGTTTGTCCTGCGGGAGGAGGAACCCAGCCACCTTCCACCCACtgttcaaggggggcctctgccagACGTGCAGG GATAGATTCCTGGAGTACTTCTACATGTATGACGAAGATGGGTACCAGTCCTACTGCACTGTCTGCTGTGCaggcaaggagctgctgctttgcagcaacaccagctgctgcag GTGCTTCTGTGTGGAGTgtctggaggtgctggtggggcGAGGGACATCGGCCAAAGTTAAAGAGCAGGAGCCCTGGAACTGCTACatgtgccagccccagcagagccacgGCGTGCTGCAGCGCCGGCAGGACTGGAACGCCCGCCTGCAGGACTTCTTTACCAGTGACAAGGGACAGGAATAT GCTGCACCCAAAATCTACCCAACAGTTCCTCCAGCGAAGAGGAGACCAATTCGAGTGCTCTCGTTGTTCGATGGGGTGGCAACAG GacatccaggagcagccacatcGAGCGGTGCTGACGAAGGAGACTTGGAGGCTAAAGAGAGCAGTGCGACCTCAGACCTCTGTCCATTGGCAGGGTACACGGTGCTGAAGGACTTGGGCATCCAAGTGGAGAAGTACATTGCCTCAGAGATCTGTGAGAACCCCATGGCTGCAGGCACCGTGCGGCCTGAGGGCAACATCACCTACGTGCACGATGTCAGGAACATAACCAAGAGAAAT ATTGAGGAGTGGGGTCCTTTTGACCTAGTGATTGGTGGAAGCCCCTGTGACGATGTCTCCCTTGTCAATCCAGCCAGGAAGGCGCTGTTTG AAGGAACCGGGAGGCTGTTCTTTGAGTTCTACCACCTGCTCAACTACGCTCGTCCCAAGGCGGGCGAGGAGCGGCCCTTCTTCTGGATGTTTGAGAATGTGGTGGCCATGAGGATCAATGACAAGAGGGACATTTCCCGGTTTCTAGAG TGTAACCCAGTTATGATTGATGCGATCAAGATATCAGCTGCCCACCGAGCTCGTTACTTCTGGGGCAACCTCCCTGGGATGGACAG gatcTTTGGCTTCCCTCTCCCCTACACGGATGTCTCCAACATGAGCCGCGGGGCTCGCCAGAAGCTGCTGGGGGGATCGTGGAGTGTCCCTGTCATCCGGCACCTCTTCTCCCCACTCAAGGATTACTTTGCCTGTGAATAG
- the DNMT3B gene encoding DNA (cytosine-5)-methyltransferase 3B isoform X1, producing the protein MNMVKSPEQLEQRLAGMVAVRETSPAWSALGEEGPATMKKDKSHGQDEGDCRAKLILINGDNAPGVVLEANGKPSTPDPRGLKLLPLKKDSNGDLSKEELAWPLSLTPAQKAGRTRHEMRIKEPPRSVETLRDLPTPVRSSRRRSAMSTPVTIDLTEEDSQDSSRSSSTLSGSSSQEGQNGSAELGAEESESRDMGTALEYQDGKEFGIGELVWGKIKGFSWWPAIVVSHRATAKRQAVSGMRWVQWFGDGKFSEVSADKLVGLMAFRQHFNSSTFNKLVSYRRAIYHALEVARSRSGKTFTTGPRESLEEQLKPMIDWAITGFKPLGLKGLRPPKGSENGVLRNGTEEVVPLEQYPPTKRLKTYPCNNSKEQRVEEDRTREQMVSEVTNNSGKLEDSCLSCGRRNPATFHPLFKGGLCQTCRDRFLEYFYMYDEDGYQSYCTVCCAGKELLLCSNTSCCRCFCVECLEVLVGRGTSAKVKEQEPWNCYMCQPQQSHGVLQRRQDWNARLQDFFTSDKGQEYAAPKIYPTVPPAKRRPIRVLSLFDGVATGHPGAATSSGADEGDLEAKESSATSDLCPLAGYTVLKDLGIQVEKYIASEICENPMAAGTVRPEGNITYVHDVRNITKRNIEEWGPFDLVIGGSPCDDVSLVNPARKALFEGTGRLFFEFYHLLNYARPKAGEERPFFWMFENVVAMRINDKRDISRFLECNPVMIDAIKISAAHRARYFWGNLPGMDRIFGFPLPYTDVSNMSRGARQKLLGGSWSVPVIRHLFSPLKDYFACE; encoded by the exons ATGAACATGGTAAAGAGCccggagcagctggagcagcggTTGGCGGGGATGGTGGCTGTCCGGGAGACGTCTCCAGCCTGGTCTgcactgggagaggaggggccg GCGACCATGAAAAAGGACAAGAGCCACGGGCAGGATGAAGGAGACTGTAGGGCAAAGCTGATCCTCATCAACGGGGACAATGCACCTGGCGTTGTACTGGAGGCGAATGGGAAGCCCAGCACTCCAG ATCCCAGGGGCCTGAAGCTGCTTCCCCTGAAGAAGGACAGCAATGGAGACCTCTCCAAGGAGGAGCTGGCCTGGCCGCTCAGTCTGACGCCGGCGCAGAAG GCAGGGCGGACCCGGCACGAGATGAGGATCAAGGAACCACCACGCAGTGTGGAGACTCTCAGGGACCTGCCAACTCCCGTGCGG AGCTCCAGGCGTCGCTCAGCCATGTCCACACCGGTGACCATCGACCTGACAGAGGAGGACTCCCAGGACTCAtcccgcagcagcagcacactCTCTGGTAGCAGCTCCCAGGAGGGGCAGAACGGCTCTGCTGAGCTGGGGGCCGAGGagtcagaaagcagagacatGGGCACGGCGCTGGAATACCAG GAtgggaaggaatttggaattGGGGAGCTCGTCTGGGGAAAGATCAAAGGTTTTTCCTGGTGGCCTGCAATTGTCGTCTCCCACAGAGCCACGGCCAAGCGCCAGGCGGTCTCGGGCATGCGGTGGGTGCAGTGGTTTGGAGACGGGAAGTTCTCCGAG GTTTCTGCAGACAAACTGGTGGGACTGATGGCCTTTAGGCAGCATTTCAATTCCTCCACGTTCAACAAGCTGGTGTCCTACCGCCGTGCCATTTACCACGCCCTGGAG GTTGCCCGGAGCCGGTCGGGGAAGACGTTTACAACTGGCCCCAGGGAGTcactggaggagcagctgaagcccATGATCGACTGGGCAATCACTGGTTTCAAACCCCTGGGGCTCAAGGGACTGCGGCCACCCAAAGGCTCAG agaATGGGGTGCTGAGGAATGGGACAGAGGAGGTGGTGCCCCTTGAACAATATCCCCCCACCAAGAGGCTGAAGACCTACCCCTGCAACAACAGCAAGGAGCAGCGTGTGGAAGAGGACCGGACCCGAG AGCAAATGGTTTCTGAAGTTACGAACAACAGCGGGAAGCTGGAAG ACAGCTGTTTGTCCTGCGGGAGGAGGAACCCAGCCACCTTCCACCCACtgttcaaggggggcctctgccagACGTGCAGG GATAGATTCCTGGAGTACTTCTACATGTATGACGAAGATGGGTACCAGTCCTACTGCACTGTCTGCTGTGCaggcaaggagctgctgctttgcagcaacaccagctgctgcag GTGCTTCTGTGTGGAGTgtctggaggtgctggtggggcGAGGGACATCGGCCAAAGTTAAAGAGCAGGAGCCCTGGAACTGCTACatgtgccagccccagcagagccacgGCGTGCTGCAGCGCCGGCAGGACTGGAACGCCCGCCTGCAGGACTTCTTTACCAGTGACAAGGGACAGGAATAT GCTGCACCCAAAATCTACCCAACAGTTCCTCCAGCGAAGAGGAGACCAATTCGAGTGCTCTCGTTGTTCGATGGGGTGGCAACAG GacatccaggagcagccacatcGAGCGGTGCTGACGAAGGAGACTTGGAGGCTAAAGAGAGCAGTGCGACCTCAGACCTCTGTCCATTGGCAGGGTACACGGTGCTGAAGGACTTGGGCATCCAAGTGGAGAAGTACATTGCCTCAGAGATCTGTGAGAACCCCATGGCTGCAGGCACCGTGCGGCCTGAGGGCAACATCACCTACGTGCACGATGTCAGGAACATAACCAAGAGAAAT ATTGAGGAGTGGGGTCCTTTTGACCTAGTGATTGGTGGAAGCCCCTGTGACGATGTCTCCCTTGTCAATCCAGCCAGGAAGGCGCTGTTTG AAGGAACCGGGAGGCTGTTCTTTGAGTTCTACCACCTGCTCAACTACGCTCGTCCCAAGGCGGGCGAGGAGCGGCCCTTCTTCTGGATGTTTGAGAATGTGGTGGCCATGAGGATCAATGACAAGAGGGACATTTCCCGGTTTCTAGAG TGTAACCCAGTTATGATTGATGCGATCAAGATATCAGCTGCCCACCGAGCTCGTTACTTCTGGGGCAACCTCCCTGGGATGGACAG gatcTTTGGCTTCCCTCTCCCCTACACGGATGTCTCCAACATGAGCCGCGGGGCTCGCCAGAAGCTGCTGGGGGGATCGTGGAGTGTCCCTGTCATCCGGCACCTCTTCTCCCCACTCAAGGATTACTTTGCCTGTGAATAG